The DNA region AAAACTTTAAAAAATGGATTACAAATTGTAGCTATTCCTATGGATAATGGTTCAAATGTTATATCTACAGATATTTTTTATGATGTGGGTAGTAAAGATGAGAAAATGGGTAAAAGTGGTATTGCACACATGCTTGAACACTTAAACTTCAAATCATCAAAAAACCTAAAAGCTGGTGAATTCGACGAAATTGTGAAAGGTTTTGGGGGAGTAAATAACGCAAGTACAAGCTTTGATTTTACTCACTATTATATAAAATCTAGTTCTAAAAATATGGCAAAATCTCTCGAACTTTTTGCAGAACTTATGCAAAATCTTACTTTAAAAGATGAAGAGTTTCAACCTGAAAGAGATGTTGTAGCAGAAGAAAGAAGATGGAGAACTGATAATAATCCTATGGGATATATGCAGTTTAGGCTATTTAATAATGCATATATTTATCATCCATATCATTGGACACCAATTGGATTTATGAATGATATAAAAAATTGGTCAATTAAAGATATTAGAGATTTTCATAGCACTTTTTATCAACCCAAAAATGCAGTTGTTGTAGTTGCAGGAGATATAAAAAAAGAAGAAGTTTTTGACCAAACAGAAAAATATTTTAAAAATATAGAAAATAAAAAAGACATAGTAAGACAAAGTTATACAGTAGAACCAAAACAAGATGGGCCAAAAAGAGTAATAATAAATAGAGATACTCAAGTTGAAATGATCACTATTGCTTATCATATACCAAACTATGAAGATAAAGACCAAGTTGCACTTAGTGCACTTAGTGAACTTTTAAGTTCAGGTAAAAGTTCACTTTTACAAAAAATACTAGTAGATGAAAAGAAGCTTGTAAACTCTGTTTATGCATATAATATAGAATTAAAAGATCCAGGATTATTTCTATTTTCAGCAGTTTGTAATGAAGGAATAAAAGCAAAAGATGTTGAAAAAGAGATATTAAAAATCATAAAGCTTGTAAAAGATGGAGATGTTTCTAAAAAAGATATTGAGAAAATAAAAATCAATACAAAAGCAGACTTTATCTTTTCACTTGAAAGTTCAACTTCAGTAGCTTCTATTTTAGGTAGCTACTTTGTTAGAGGCAATATTAAGCCTTTATTTGAATATGAAAGTGACTTAGATAAGCTAAAAAAAGAAGATATTATAAATGTAGCAAAGAAATATCTTACAAAAGATAACTCAACTACAGTTATATTAAAAAAACAAAAATAATAATTACACTAAAATAAAAATCGCAATTTAATAAAGGATAGATTAATGGAGAATATCATTGGTGCAATGACCGCACTTATTACACCATTTAAAAATGGAAAAGTAGATACTGAAAAATACGAGTCTTTAATAAAAAGACAGATTGAACAAGGTATTGATGTTGTTGTTCCTGTTGGAACTACTGGGGAGAGTGCAACATTATCACATGAAGAGCATAGATTATGTATTGAAATAGCAGTGGCTACTTGTAAGAATACTGGTGTAAAAGTTTTAGCAGGTGCAGGTTCAAATGCAACACATGAAGCAGTAGGAATTGCAAAACATGCACAAAAAGTTGGTGCGGATGGTTTGTTATCAGTAGCTCCATATTATAATAAACCAACACAAAAAGGTATTTATCAACATTACAAAACAATAGCAAGTTCAGTTGAGATTCCTTTTATGTTATATAATGTACCAGGAAGAACAGGTGTTGATATTGAAGCAGATACTGCTATTAGACTTTTTGATGATGTTTCTAATATATTTGCAATAAAAGAAGCAACTGGATCTTTAGAAAGAGCAATTGAATTAAGTTCTAAAAGACCAGATTTTTGTGTAATCTCTGGTGATGATGCTATTGATTATCCAATGCTTGCAAATGGAGGAAAAGGAATTATATCAGTTACAGCTAATTTACTGCCAAATTATAAAAGTAAATTAGTACATAGTGTTTTTGACAAAGAGTTTGATACTGCAAAAAAAATAAATGATGAATTATATGCTATAAATAAAGCACTATTTTTAGAAAGTAATCCTGTACCAATTAAAGCAGCAATGTATATTGCAGGATTAATTGATACATTAGAGTATAGATTGCCATTAACACCTCCATCAAAGGAGACTATGAAAATTTTAGAAGAAGTTATAAAAGGGTATGAGGTAATAAAATAATGAATGAATTTATGAATGGGAAGACGTTAGTTAT from Malaciobacter molluscorum LMG 25693 includes:
- a CDS encoding M16 family metallopeptidase codes for the protein MFFIKILKRVKYLLFFTIFVGELMSSSSLPKYYTKTLKNGLQIVAIPMDNGSNVISTDIFYDVGSKDEKMGKSGIAHMLEHLNFKSSKNLKAGEFDEIVKGFGGVNNASTSFDFTHYYIKSSSKNMAKSLELFAELMQNLTLKDEEFQPERDVVAEERRWRTDNNPMGYMQFRLFNNAYIYHPYHWTPIGFMNDIKNWSIKDIRDFHSTFYQPKNAVVVVAGDIKKEEVFDQTEKYFKNIENKKDIVRQSYTVEPKQDGPKRVIINRDTQVEMITIAYHIPNYEDKDQVALSALSELLSSGKSSLLQKILVDEKKLVNSVYAYNIELKDPGLFLFSAVCNEGIKAKDVEKEILKIIKLVKDGDVSKKDIEKIKINTKADFIFSLESSTSVASILGSYFVRGNIKPLFEYESDLDKLKKEDIINVAKKYLTKDNSTTVILKKQK
- the dapA gene encoding 4-hydroxy-tetrahydrodipicolinate synthase → MENIIGAMTALITPFKNGKVDTEKYESLIKRQIEQGIDVVVPVGTTGESATLSHEEHRLCIEIAVATCKNTGVKVLAGAGSNATHEAVGIAKHAQKVGADGLLSVAPYYNKPTQKGIYQHYKTIASSVEIPFMLYNVPGRTGVDIEADTAIRLFDDVSNIFAIKEATGSLERAIELSSKRPDFCVISGDDAIDYPMLANGGKGIISVTANLLPNYKSKLVHSVFDKEFDTAKKINDELYAINKALFLESNPVPIKAAMYIAGLIDTLEYRLPLTPPSKETMKILEEVIKGYEVIK